The DNA segment TGCACACCAAATTAAATAGTATGTACATTACGATTAAATGTCGCGCATCTTCATTCgtataccataaaaaaaatatacattaacccccttattcatagacgttttttatcgaacgatcgagtaaggctgtgataacaagtctgtttctcagtgctgacggcatggcagttttcgcagtgcgtagacgtagggccgttgggattggctaatattgaaatacaacaataataaccaatcacaacggccctatgtctatttctcagtgccgttgggcactgagaaacaggcttgttatcacagctttactgcgtccttagataaaaaacgtttatgaataagggggtaagtatatttcctaatttttatattacatcccTAAGTccctatttaattatttttatattcacgcTATCACAGCAAATCATATTCTTAACAACAATTTTACTATGTATTAAATGTATACCTATCCGCATGGTTGCCGATTTTCATGCTTAACGTGGCATTAACTGGACAATTCATCCGAGACGACTCATCAGTCATTACTAACAGCTTATCACCTAACATTCACCAACAGGTTTTGGATTAAGCGAAATATGGGACTATTTGTTAGGCGGCAACTACGGCTACCCAGGACACTATCCAGGCAACAACTACCCACAAGGACCTGGATATCCGGGCGGGGCTGGGTACCCGGGATCCCACTATCCTGGACCAGCAGGGCCGCCGGGAGCACATCCGGGATGCCCGCTCTGCGACTCCTCTGTCTACAGCTATTGCTCGTACAAGCAGGCTCACGATAGCTGCTGCTGCGAAAGTCCTGGctgtgagttttttttttttattatgttcctagtaaaaaagtaacaaaaaaagtcaggcaagtataataaataatgtgataaTAGTTCTAAATATCTGCATCCATAAACATTACTGGCAATAACTCAATAACCGACATACGAAATATCGCGCTGAAACGATAGTAGATGGTGCGGAATCATGTATGTTCAgtcaatacaatacaaacacataaatgcaaaaactacatttcttttatatttagaaactaTATTCTTGCTCTATCAACACCTGCTTCTAATAAAGAAGTCCGAAAGTTGCAACACTAAATTATAAGATCTTTACCAGTTCCCGTAGTATAtcctaaaacaatattaaattgtattatgcaATTGAATCATTTCCAGACCAACCATTCCACTGCCGCAAGAGTGACTGCAGATCGCTGTACGCGAACTCCTGCGATGAATACCACCTGATTACCAACTGCTGCTGCGTGGACGTGCAGAAGTCCGCCGTGGCGGCCGCAGTGGTGCCACCTATTGTGGCTCCCGTTGTAATAGCCTAATCTATTATAGTTTAGGTTATGCATGTTGTACGCATGGCAACACTACTTATGGCTTAAAAGATTAcgcagtaaattatttaaatttagaagtgTTTCGAAaccgttattttaaaattaatttaaaatacgctATTCAACGTAAGgacataaaacaatacaatatattttcgtCAGCTTCTTGTAATTGTGACAATGTGTGGTTTTTTGTCTTGTTAGTGTTGCCGTCTGTACACTGGAATgtgtaataatttgtaatcacTTTATCTTCTGACAAGCTTTATAATTGGAGTTATCGGACCTGGTAACTCGATATAAGTGTAATAATAGTGTAAAACCTTGTTAGATCAGTATTcgtacttaaaaattaaatgtattggttaaattaaacataaattaatatgtatgtaggcattttatttcaatggccaAAAAATGTCCTACGCTGCTCACGAAACAGATTTAaacattaaagaataaaaatattgagtttctctgtattataatatcaataactaGTGTTTGTTCATGGCTGCTCCCGCGTGCTCTGTttccgaaaaaaaaacacatctatattttgccgggataaaaaatagactGTAGcaatcaggagtaatgtagaAAAATCAAAACCGGTTTAGTTGTTGAGGTTAGCGCGTGCAAACAAACTCAGCTCTATATATTAATAGACATATATTTCGGACCTCAAGCAGCAATGTACAAGCATTATTCTATTTTGgggaaagtaaataaaaacaacaagtCATAGGTACGCATTTATCCACCGTTATTCATTCATACACGCTTTCTCGCTACATCGTACAAAATACAGGTCACATGACCCACGGGCATAGCCAAGTTTTAGTATCGGGAGAAGGGAggtgacaaaataaaacaacaaaaatgtgCATTGCATGATATTCATAgtaagatgaaaaaaaaatacagattgtcagctttaaaaaagtaaaaccaaTCAATTGTTAGTTGATAAACTTTATTTCGGGAGATTTTGAATCCCTATACCCCCGGATTTTGAATCCCCTGGCTACGCCCATGACGTGACCGTTGACGAGTTATCTGAGTAAGAATAAAATCCTTTCGTAATATCTACTTAATATCATATTCAATATTACTGACGGTTTTAGGtgcatttatttcattttaaattttccccACAAATTATGGAGTTAAGTTAACCCTGAATTAAACCCATGGCTTTCGTACAGTCCGATAGTGTCTAAAGTAGTAACTTTAGACACTATCGGAAGATATACTTATCTCAAGATAAGTATATCTTCCGAGACtgtgtgaaaaatataattcatgcaATTGTCCGACTTATAATTTCAATGCTCAAATTCGTATCACAACTATAAAGCACTATAGTCTGTCAATTTGCTATATCCAGTATAGGCACGTTCATACAACGAAACCTAGGCAGAAAAACTATTAAAAGTAATTGTTAAGCTACCGACGGCTTATCCAAAAAGTGATCGCATCTACTTTTAAACAGAAAATTACCAAGGAAATAGAGAAGGGGCGGTATTAGGTTTTCAACCATAATCAAACTTCAACACATTCaatgaatatttacaaaacgCCGATCCacgatattgatataaaattacgaTAAGTCCAATCAAAACACACCATAGATAAAAAAGTCTGCAACTAAAACCGTCAGTAATCTATTACAtaagatgaaataaaaatgaaatcatGTGTCTAGTCATCTAGGCGGCTCGATACAAATAATCAGAAAACAATCTTAATTAATacagttcattttattttcatttatttcttacTGTAATATAGTGGACTCCCCATTTTAAACCTTGATTAAATTAGTATGCGTCTACCGCTTATAGGATCAACCTAGATATTACTTAATGGCCCAAAGTTCGTTGAACCATGACCTTATAAAATCTCATCGCCATATCAAACAAAAACCTTAATCGCAGCCAACTTAGAGTCGATTTTAACAATCACTTTGTACTGTCCTAAAATATGCGGTTGGGGGAATCTATTGTCATTACCCATTATGTACTCGAATATAGTCTCAAGTCTTATCCTGTCTACGGAGGTGAATTCGTAATTTTGCAACTATAGGCATTCTAATTGAAAAGCAGCTTTGATAGCGGGATTGGTAAGAGTCGAAAATCCCCTTTTTGCTTATACGGCTCTCAAAGCTTTCCTTCCATAACATCCGTAATTTGAGAGCGAGAGGAAGAGGAACTTGAGACCACGTATTAACAGGACGTCCGGCATGTCATTCCACAGTCATATAAGGTGGATTTTTGAGATGGCGCAGCAAGGGTTATCTATGCAGAAAAGTTTAATGGAGACTgacaatcatttttaaaaacattaagatttaaaaagaatataatcgTAGATTATTTGTATCTGTACCATTGatctgtacattaaatataatctgtTGTGCCGACTATAAATTTGACCGACTAGTCGATTAATCGGCTGTAGAGAAGCCGACCAGTCGGCCGACTAGTCGACCAAGCCAATCACGGTTTCGGGAGTATCCGGCAATTTTCGTGATCCTTCGTTTTGTACGGGTCAGAGCAGtggttttgtgtaaaaaatagaCTATTgttgattaaagtaaaatagctcaattaaaataaaatgtcaaaaataaaGTCTCatgtatggatttttttttatcaattgccaaatgatattttttcatagTGGGCAGGGAAAAATAGCAAAAATACTATTTCCACTGTATACATTTCAATGAGAAATACATACAAAGTAGGAATCACGATAGTCGCCGACTAGTAGCAGACTACGAAAGTGGCCGGATAGATAGCTTTACCGACTAGTCGGAACATCTCTAATTATTAGGAAAAAATTACTGGGAGACCCCAGCAATAAGAAATATAacggaaaatatctatttttttgcCTGTctattcaatacaaaataaatggaCAGATATTGTGACACACACTCATTAAtcggaattttatttattaaaaactatcagtactttgttttaaataaaaataaaatgaacttacACGAAAAGCTACACAGGTCTCTTAAAATGTTCCAAAGAAAGACATGTTGATATCGTTAATTCTAATCTTTGATCGAGACCAAAACGTctgtcacgtgttagtctcaaCCAATCCAATTAAACGACACGAAGTCTTTTTTTTGTCTCATTCTAAGCACACAGCACAGCGACCATCGccttatcgataaaaaattcGTTTATATCCAGCCTTTATACTTCAAGCATTAGACAAGAGCTACACTATACTATTTCCTTTTCACTTTATCGACTAATTTGCAGTCAGTACTATTTTATATGTGgtactttttatgaattttagatCAATGTTAAAAGCACAACAGCCAAAAATTACGAACATATCACAAATGTTGGTATTACGATTACTTTGTTTTCTAGATGATATATAACGCGCAACATGTTGAGCAACATTTAACAGCGCGTCATATACTTTAGGCATTGACATAGAAAATGTACTATGCGCTATCCAGTTATCGAATCAATACCGGCACAAGAATGATAAGTCGATCGTGCAGCCTAATGACCCCATAAGCCACAGTCGCTTTGATTTTGACCAAAAtagtcaattttataaaactattgctATTCAATTTCTATATCTGTGACCTTGAGATATGCTTCCAATGCTGGAGTCAACCGAAAGACGTAAAAGTCAATGGCAAACAGTGACGTCTATGCaagttaatattagtaatactgAGAAACCGTTCAATAGCTAGCATTAACGTATGGGTACCGTCAGCAGTGAAACGTTGATACACGTCGCCTAAAGCCAAGTATCGATTTGCGCAAACTCAAGCGAATCAGAGGCTCATTTCTCAGCGCGAgtttatagaaacaaaatgaaacgtCTGATCGAGCTTCAATCCTGAAATAGCTGTGCTACAATGTATTCGTGGAGCTACGAGCATACTATATCATACGGGCTCCCCAACGAACTACCAACATTAAACCTCGAGTACCTATCGAGTGTCTTAACAAGAACACGAAAAGTTGCTCTACAAGAGCTGTACGGACGTTGCGACGGTAAGTACTCAAGCACAAGTACTTCAGCTTAAATAATATGAGCCGCTTATACCTGCTCATGCGCAAGTCCATAAGAGGCTTCATGCGTGACTTTATATGGGATCAACGCGCTGTTGTGTTGCTTATCATGAGCTTTTCTTAAGCCggtaaaaagatatttattaaaaaaaaaacaaactaacttctgtgtttttattacatctCAGACCACTGTTCATTACATTTGAACACAGATTTAAAACGATATACTCCAGCCATATATGAAAATTGAGGAACATTGAAAACAAAGTTAACATGACCATCGCTTCATATAAAACGCTAACAGTAACAGTGGCTTTCACAACTGCCATTGCAGATACACAAGTTATATACCACTGGGTTATTCACAAGTTAGGTGGGCCGTAGAGTTCCTTACACACAAATTACAGCATTGCATCATCTATCATATCATTAGATATTTGTAAAAACAAGTACCAAAAATACTATGAcgttaaatacttataaatcaaTATCTTAGGTTTCAGTGCGATGTATGCTATACAATTTTGGAAATTTCTGACGctttatctatttactaattcCTCTTTATTCTTACAATGTATCAAATACTCCTATAGATAAATCAATGAGACGAGTTGTTGGTTTCTAACTGAATTATCAAGACtagaatacaatatatttttttttttattaacattctaAACATTGTGGATTTTATAGTCATtcttattacacaataaaagcATTCAATGGTTAAATGCTAATAAACCATGGTTATAAAAGACAACTAGTGCGGCAAAATATCGCAGCACTGATTTTATACATCTAagataattactatattttgctTCTTTAATGCCCCGCATCATAACCACACTAACGTCTAATGaagtaaattttcaaaaaacgtATAATGACGTTCACTTCGGGTAAACGTTTCATGACGTTAGTTATAGCATGCCTGGAAACAGTGTGTAAGTGCACCTTATGTATAGCCACTTCTTTTATATTGACGCTTCCACCGTTTACCAGTCATTTCACAACATCCAGTAAGCAGATAAAATATCAGAATATCTTGAATCAAGAACTCACAATAATTTGACATAGGCAgtagacattttaatttatcgcAGAATTATACGCCTTATTCCGTGCGATATAAGGCGATGAAAATAACCTTAGTGTGGCCCCTAtataacatgattttatttcacCAACCATTTACCTTCATGCAGATACAACAACTCGTCTCACTAATGTCGCCATACTACACATATCGACACTTTCACTTACATTTTCCACATTCTGAAACTACTCTAAGCATTTTAAATCTATCACAATAATACATAAGGTTCATTATCGCGCAGAAATCCGCAAAACTCATCGCACTCGAAATTATTTTACctcatttaaaaaacaacatttcGCGCGTAAGGAACTCTCGCCGGCCCGTCAGATCACGTGGTCCGCGCTGGTGGGGGCCGTGGGAAGGACGACGGGGCGGAAGGGGGAACGCGTGACATCACTAACGCATCCGGTAGTGATTCTTCTCGTGCACCTGACACAGCTCGCCTTTGAAGTCGATCTCTATTTCAAAGTCCAGATCGCGATTGTTGCGCGCGTTCTGACGCATCGAGAACGTTCCAGTGATCTCTTCGAACTTTTTCACCTGAAAGTATTAGTGAATGAATGTAAATTGTGTATGTATTGTTCAACACAAATTCAATAGATCTAGTAAACATGTTTTTTGTGACCTGATCATAGGTATCACATAAAAAGTTACAACAATAGATAAACCATCAGTGTGTTGAAGACTTCCATGACTTATTTTTCAGAGTACACATAACAAGATACAACAAGTTTTTTGTCAGTCAATGGTTTCATACAATTTTCTCTAACTActgtatagatattatatatacttcatAGAATTACGTTACGGTTTCTTCAAGTTATAACAAGATGTAGTTACCGTCATGTAGTCGTCGAAGTAGAAGACGGTCTGCTTCCAGTGTGTGTAGGGCGCCTCGGGCGCGGTGCTGAAGCCGAGCCGCTTGTGAGACTTCGTGAACTCCACGTTGAAGAACGTCACCAGTGCTTGGATGAAGTCGTTACGCCGCACCTGTACACATTGAGATTTAAAGGGGAGCTCCAAATGTTTCTTTCCAATACTACTTTTAAATACGAAACAcacaatattttccaaatagTTACATAAACTAaatgttatagaaaataataaatcactTGGAAAGTACACCCACCTGTATATGAAACTTGGACTCAAAGTTGAGATCCTCTTTCTTGACTGTGTATAAATCTATCTCTTTGAGTAAACACGAATTGGTCACCACctgtaataaaatcaaatacaaatctcaataagtaaaattctaaaacagatatcaaagaattataaaatttcaaggACCTATATACTGCCGCGACacatgatataaaattaaaccctCAATTGTGAACAGCCTGTATCAAGAAAACACTCTACATTAAAACATCCTGTATAATAATCCCAACAAGTTTCATGTCAAGTCATTACCTGTTTAGCATCAACCACATCAACCAGCGGTTCTGATATCGCCACCTTCCTGATGGAAGACATGTTGAAGCCATACACATCATCCCACCAGTTGATCTTCTCGTCTTTGTACTGACGGTCCTCAATACCACAGATGAATAATGTGCATCTGTAAATGCATAGTTAGTGTTCAACCTAGACAGACTAAAAATGTAGTCAATAATCTCCAAATTATGCAAGACTATTCAAATACTCATGTTGAGTATACTGtaccaaaaaatttactatCAATCTTGTGCACAAATTAATGTGAGTTTTGCGGTTTGGAACACATTAGTTTCTTTTAGCTATTAATATCAGCCTTTAGCTATTATGATTAGGATGAATTATAAAGATGGCCACAAACATAACAATTGttgttttcatatattaaaCTATGGAGTGACAAAAGGCCTTGTAAATGCAATTTACAGATTACGGTAGGACATCAAATCTTACCTGTCTGGGAACATCATGCCATCAGGCTTGAGCCACTTGTCTCTTAAGGCGTACAGCACTGTGTCCAACATGCTCTCATAGAACAGGCAGTAGCCCATCCACTCTGATATAATTATGTCCACTTTTTCCACTGGCAATTCCACTTCTTCAACCTGATCAACAGCacttaattgtttaaaaatctttacataAAGCATAATCAcggaacacaataattattaataataaagcaCTAAATTCATTAAGAGTAGATAGCATTCCCTAAAAATATGCcctatttgaaattaaactggAAAGAACTCTATAACAAGAAAACAATTTACATCTGCTTATACttgagttatataaacaaaagttatttggattgaagattgagataggGATCagttattgaaaacagctgttaaTCATTATAGCTTACCTTTCCTTTGACAATATCAATAACATCACTCAGCCTGTTGGCTTCAACAATTTTCCGTGCATAGTCTACAATGTTGGAGCACTCCACTGCTATCACCTTTGCTGCACCAGCTTTAGCTGCGAACATGGACAGGATGCCAGTACCACACCCAATGTCAAGGACCACCTGTTGGACATATggattatttgaaaatagaacaaaaaaaataaaatgaactttaatttaaaatatgactaaTGTGACTGTAAGGACTATGAAAATAgaacaaacacaaaaatcaaTATAACTTCAGTTTAAAATATCACTAATGTGATTGGAGGATCTATTATAATGAATActttcaaatgtttatatttaaaaaatagataaacgGATCAATAACTGTTGAGTTATTAGCTGATTAACTTATTCACATTCAAAAACTCACAAATTTTTAACTTCAAACTAAGTTGAAGAGGCAAGGTTGTTATTTACGAATATTTGTAATACTAGGTAGTAAATTTGcagtacatttaaatatatgggTAATATTTCTCAAGTTAATGCCAgggaattgtttaaaaataattgtaaggtAATATagaaacctaaaaataaatcaactcaAACTTTACAATTGACAAAgcaaacaataaacaatgtgTTTAACCTCCAAAAACATGGAtagaataaatttacaaataaacctcaaatatttaaaaccttattttattatctactgTATGTACTAACCACTCACAGGTGGTGAATGATGTCTTTGTGAGAGAAAACCACACTACAATCTATACATAAAAAGTAGTTGCTATGCAACGTTTTTTCTATTGTTATACTGAAATAGGTATTGAAAGCTTGTTTGAACACATTCAGCGCACGTGCGCGTTTGACTTACCTTTCCTTTGAACAAATGCTTGTTGTGATACATGGCATTTCTGTATGTGAGCGTCCGAACTTCGTCTTTGAGCATCTCCTCGTGGATACCGAAGTGCGCGTACGAGTCGAAGTAGTAATCCCTAGAAGTCATCTCCTCGGCGGTGACATTCTTGTCGGGCCCGGTCTCACCGCCGATCCCATCCAAGCCACCTTCAACAAAGCACGTTTTTGAGCGCTATGGACGCCATGTACAACCGGCGtcagacacaaaaaaaaaatacaattttctcaCCATTCTCGAGTATGGGCGTCGACGCCGCCGATGTGCCTTCTTGAGCTACGTCCATGTTTTCCATTTTAGAAACAAATGTTAATGAAAActcgtaatttattaatataacctGAAACTTCGCAACGCCGAATCGATTTGTCAGCAACACAAGCACGAAACGCAAAAAGTATTCCCAGTCGGAGATAACGAACAGATTTGTTTGCGGCAAGGTTCTTACAACTAAATATAGAGATTTAAGATgtattatcacaaaataaaacagtgGTTTTATGGAAAAACGCTCGAAATCGTTCAATACGAACTACGAGCTTTTTCCACCAAAACTGAAAGACAAAAAGAATGTTGCCAAAAACGTAAATGACATAAACAAAATGCTACAAATTCGcgccttttttaaaaaaatacgttataattgtaagatttttttttaatattagtaatagttaaatataaactaagtaaatattataaatgaaagaatTATAACAGACTTTTAATTTGTGTAGTCCGGTCgacaaagatttatttataaacattttta comes from the Manduca sexta isolate Smith_Timp_Sample1 chromosome 13, JHU_Msex_v1.0, whole genome shotgun sequence genome and includes:
- the LOC115453409 gene encoding uncharacterized protein LOC115453409 isoform X3, translating into MDKKILLVVLAATITVCQGFGLSEIWDYLLGGNYGYPGHYPGNNYPQGPGYPGGAGYPGSHYPGPAGPPGAHPGCPLCDSSVYSYCSYKQAHDSCCCESPGYQPFHCRKSDCRSLYANSCDEYHLITNCCCVDVQKSAVAAAVVPPIVAPVVIA
- the LOC115453409 gene encoding uncharacterized protein LOC115453409 isoform X1, whose amino-acid sequence is MDKKILLVVLAATITVCQGQDVSNYDISRNRLGAGFGLSEIWDYLLGGNYGYPGHYPGNNYPQGPGYPGGAGYPGSHYPGPAGPPGAHPGCPLCDSSVYSYCSYKQAHDSCCCESPGYQPFHCRKSDCRSLYANSCDEYHLITNCCCVDVQKSAVAAAVVPPIVAPVVIA
- the LOC115453409 gene encoding uncharacterized protein LOC115453409 isoform X2; the encoded protein is MDKKILLVVLAATITVCQGQDVSNYDISRNRLGAGGNYGYPGHYPGNNYPQGPGYPGGAGYPGSHYPGPAGPPGAHPGCPLCDSSVYSYCSYKQAHDSCCCESPGYQPFHCRKSDCRSLYANSCDEYHLITNCCCVDVQKSAVAAAVVPPIVAPVVIA
- the LOC115453409 gene encoding uncharacterized protein LOC115453409 isoform X4; this encodes MDKKILLVVLAATITVCQGGNYGYPGHYPGNNYPQGPGYPGGAGYPGSHYPGPAGPPGAHPGCPLCDSSVYSYCSYKQAHDSCCCESPGYQPFHCRKSDCRSLYANSCDEYHLITNCCCVDVQKSAVAAAVVPPIVAPVVIA
- the LOC115453399 gene encoding protein arginine N-methyltransferase 1, which encodes MENMDVAQEGTSAASTPILENGGLDGIGGETGPDKNVTAEEMTSRDYYFDSYAHFGIHEEMLKDEVRTLTYRNAMYHNKHLFKGKVVLDIGCGTGILSMFAAKAGAAKVIAVECSNIVDYARKIVEANRLSDVIDIVKGKVEEVELPVEKVDIIISEWMGYCLFYESMLDTVLYALRDKWLKPDGMMFPDRCTLFICGIEDRQYKDEKINWWDDVYGFNMSSIRKVAISEPLVDVVDAKQVVTNSCLLKEIDLYTVKKEDLNFESKFHIQVRRNDFIQALVTFFNVEFTKSHKRLGFSTAPEAPYTHWKQTVFYFDDYMTVKKFEEITGTFSMRQNARNNRDLDFEIEIDFKGELCQVHEKNHYRMR